The nucleotide sequence CACCAACACTGAAACGGCAAGGGAAGCAGATCATTACAGAATCGTGTTCGACCACACAACAGCTGTTAAACTTAGTTAACATTGCCATTGCAAAACCACCACGTGCGGTCTTACGACCCACCAACTTTGGTAAATAGTTCACCTCTTCCTACAATGAAGTTTACATCTTCACAGGATTCCCCGGTCTCTATGATTGACCCTTCGCTCCTTCTGAGGCCAGAGAAGGTATATGATGGCAAACCAGTGGACGCCTTCCGTAATTATGACATCGATGAAACGGACCCCATCAAAGAACGTGTGCGCAGGACTTACTATGAAATGCATACTAAGATGACCGTGGATTTTGTTAAAGGTAAGACAATTATTTACTTgctaaatttaattttagtagtCATGAAAATGTGCTCATTAATTTTCTCAATTCAGAAAATACCACATCTATTTTGGATTACTCATCTACTTATCAGTTTAAAGTGAATATAGAAAACGGTAGTGGGATCCtaaatctttgaaaaaaaaaacgtatttacGTCGTTGAAAATACTATATCTAGGATATAGGGTATACTTACCTAGCTATCTTCCAATTTTTATATACAAGAGGTAGCtataattaatatatatttaaatggcACCAAAAAATTGCGAAATAATATGCTTCCCTTCCCTCCCAGGGCGCATGGAGAACTGGCTGAAATTCAACCACTTCAAGAGCACAATCAAGGACGCTCTCATCAAGCTGAATGAGCTGGTGGACGAGTCTGACCCTGACACCGACCTGCCCAACATCGTGCACGCCTTCCAGACTGCTGAGAGGATCCGTAAGGACCATCCCGATCAGGATTGGTTCCATCTCATTGGACTCATCCATGACCTTGGAAAGGTAAACTTCGATTATCAAGCAAAATTAATCATAGGTACAAAATACCACGAATTACTTGTCTTTTTATTGCAATGTTTTTTATGATCATAAAGAAGAAAACAGGCTCATAGCTTGACTACCTGAGGTATCTAATCTATCCATCCTTCTTTAATTGAAGTTGGCACAGCATGTCTCCTTCTTCCATTTGCGTTTTGTTAAGACACACTCCATGTATCGTTCCTTTCTATCTAGGATCCCCTTCATACATAGCTAtaacataatttgtatttttattacccAGGTGATGGCTTTCTACGGCGAGCCTCAATGGTGCGTGGTGGGCGATACCTTCCCCGTCGGCTGCAAGTGGGGCAAGTCCATCGTGTACGGTGATGACAGCTTCAAGGAAAACCCTGACACTTACAATCCTAAGTATAAGTAAGTTCAACttcatcatccttcgagcctttttcccaactacacctacacttactaatattataaaactgaagggTTTGTGAGCTACTGAAaggatttgaaaatttattcagaACACACTTAAAGAAGTTTCTTATTGATTCGCAAAAATACTCGGTCTGCCGATTTCAAACACGTCTATTATATAACAGCACCTGCATACAAAAAATGAAAGGAAGACAAGTGCTAACATCTATAGCAACACTTCCCATAATTTGAAAACTTGACATTATTTCCAGCACGGAATGTGGCATGTACGAGCCTAACTGCGGCTTGGAGAATCTGATGATTTCCTGGGGACACGACGAGTACTTGTACCGGGTACTCGTACACAACAAGTCCAAATTTCCTAAAGAAGGACTCTTCATGATCAGGTATGTAGCCTTTGGTATTATGTGGTAAAATAAATCTGCATTTGATTGGTTATACTAACGTATACTTACCTAAAGAGGATCTTCTGCTGGATAAATGggcaatgtatttttttcgagTATAAAGCCTGAGCTTAAGGGtccatctacacggtgcaagtagttTGCGCaagttgaggcacatgcgcagggtATATGCAATTAAATGCGGATCTAGCAATTCGAGCATGCTTCGTGTAGAAGCACACTAAGCCAAGTTTTGGAATAGgaatttttatctatacatataataaaatgataggaaagtcaaaactgtacattgactattttttttaaagaatacttgaggggtgatccataatcgattctgagcccaaatatgtagtttttagaatttttgtctgtatgtctgtttgtctgtatgtttgtcccggataaactcgaaaagtactgcatggatttaaatcaaattttgcatgactattacctgggggccggttcaacacataggctatatattatcacgctatcacctacgggggttgagcaatgaatgattaaataaacgaaattggaagttctatattgctcacgcagacgaagtcgcgggcaacagctagtacttaTATAAATCTCATAACGATTATAGCCCAGTAGCTTCCAGATATTTTTCATCGTGCATATTAATACAGATATGTTATTTCTTCCATAGATACCACTCTCTGTACCCGTGGCACGCTGGTGGCGACTACAAACACCTTATGAAGGAAGGAGACGACGAGATCATGAAACACGTACTCAACTTCAAGTAAGTtactcatctgcctagctttttcctatgttggggtcggcttccagtctaaccggacgcagctgagtaccagtgttttacatggaacgactgcctatttgaccttctcaacccagttatgtGGGCATCCTGAAACCCCATAgcaaaactggttgtcagactttctggccggctacccgtaatgactgccaaaatgtccaaatgacagtcgggacatACAGTTTAACGTACCCTCCAAAACACGGTCcttgatgtccaagatatacctatagtacatacaaacttacaaaagtttcattggtacttgcctgacct is from Helicoverpa zea isolate HzStark_Cry1AcR chromosome 19, ilHelZeax1.1, whole genome shotgun sequence and encodes:
- the LOC124639403 gene encoding inositol oxygenase-like, with product MKPKPDSPVSMIDPSLLLRPEKVYDGKPVDAFRNYDIDETDPIKERVRRTYYEMHTKMTVDFVKGRMENWLKFNHFKSTIKDALIKLNELVDESDPDTDLPNIVHAFQTAERIRKDHPDQDWFHLIGLIHDLGKVMAFYGEPQWCVVGDTFPVGCKWGKSIVYGDDSFKENPDTYNPKYNTECGMYEPNCGLENLMISWGHDEYLYRVLVHNKSKFPKEGLFMIRYHSLYPWHAGGDYKHLMKEGDDEIMKHVLNFNQYDLYTKSAGIPDIEALWPYYEKLIEKYIPGVLEW